In the genome of Acidimicrobiia bacterium, the window GGCTTCCAGTTGGTGGAGACCCTGGCCAGTCACGATGGACTGGTAACGAGCGAGGGAACCATGTATCCGCTGCTCGGACGGCTCAACGACGCTGGACTGGTCAACACCAACTGGAAACAAGAGGGTTCAAATCGACCCCGCAAGTACTACTCACTGACCAGTGCCGGGGTAGCCGCGCTGGATGCGTTTCGTAATGACTGGGCTCGGTTTCGAGACACCGTCGACAAAGTCCTATCCGTGTCAGGGGAATGAATGCTCATGCAATCGACCAACCAAACACTTATCGACGACTACCTCAGTTCGGTTCGAGCGGCGACCCGGTCGCTACCGCCGAGTCGGCAAGCGTCCATCGTTGATGATCTCGAGTCGCACATCGAACAAGCTCTGCCACCCGAGGCTGACGAGGCCGAAGTTCGTACCGTTCTCGAACGGCTCGGTTCTCCCGAGATAATCGCGGCCGATGCCGGGGCAGAAGCGGCCGTCGGCAGACCGACGCGAGCCAAAGAAGTATTCGGTCTGATCTTCATCAGCGTCGGTTCTCTTATCCCGATCATCGGGTGGGTGATCGGGATCGCGCTCGTTTGGATGTCGCCAGTGTGGTCTAAAGCCCAGAAGCTACTGACCACCCTGGTCTGGCCATTTGGCTGGTTCGGCATGCTGGTCCTCCCGGTGATAAGTCTCCGGGCCTCAAGCAGCGTCAATGAAGCAGCCTCCAACGGAGCCTTGCAAACGCTCGGTGTGATCCTGTTCGTTGCGGCTCCGTTCGTGGTGTTGGCGTGGCTCATTCGATCGTTGATTCGAGCCGATAAGGAATACCGAAAACAACCAAATCACCATTCCGAGGGCGGGTAGCCTCTGCTGGCGCCGCCACACCGTCGGCCCAAGCCCAGGAGGCTGCTCGTGTTCGATTCAAAGGTGTCAGCGTTCATCGTGCCTCCCGGGGAAGGCCATGTCATTCGCGGG includes:
- a CDS encoding PadR family transcriptional regulator → MAKYQGPGLTELRRGVVEYCVMSLLSAEEMYGFQLVETLASHDGLVTSEGTMYPLLGRLNDAGLVNTNWKQEGSNRPRKYYSLTSAGVAALDAFRNDWARFRDTVDKVLSVSGE